A genomic window from Vitis riparia cultivar Riparia Gloire de Montpellier isolate 1030 chromosome 18, EGFV_Vit.rip_1.0, whole genome shotgun sequence includes:
- the LOC117906984 gene encoding laccase-14-like, which produces MWLIMKVFLLQILAFLVFGGGIHCQASTRRLTFVVREASYTRLCSAKNILTVNGQFPGPTIYAMKGETIIVDVYNRGKENVTIHWHGVTMPRYPWTDGPEYITQCPIQPGSKFTQKIILSTEEGTLWWHAHSDWTRATVHGAIIIYPKNGTKYPFHKPNAEVPIILGEWWKRDVNEVRDQGLATGGDPNSSDALLINGQPGDLYPCSKSGTFKLTVDHGKTYLLRIINAALHEALFFAIAKHKMTVVGTDGSYTKPLTRDYITIFPGQTYDVLLEANQRLDHYYMAAITYSVAPKYQDFYDNTTTTAIVQYRGYYTPSSPPSLPHLPAYNDTDASVQVMAGLRSLANAEHPCNVPLSTSTKLFYTLSMNSYPCVNDSCAGPNGTRFSSSINNISFHTPTVDILEAYYYNISGVYGNNFPSFPPLVFDFTYDYLPLIYQLPSSGTEVRVLEYNSTVEIVLQGTAVLAETHHPMHLHGYSFYVVGWGFRNFDENRDPLHYNLVDPPLQNTISVPSKGWVAIRFKASNPGVWFFHCHVERHVTWGMETAFIVKNGKHLEAQMLPPPSDMPPC; this is translated from the exons ATGTGGCTGATCATGAAGGTTTTCCTCTTGCAAATTTTAGCGTTTCTAGTTTTTGGTGGTGGCATCCATTGCCAAGCTTCGACCCGTCGGCTTACTTTTGTG GTGAGGGAAGCTTCATATACAAGGCTTTGTAGTGCCAAGAACATCTTAACAGTAAATGGACAATTTCCGGGACCAACTATATATGCTATGAAAGGAGAGACGATCATTGTCGATGTTTATAACAGGGGAAAAGAAAACGTCACCATTCACTG GCATGGGGTGACCATGCCTAGATATCCATGGACAGATGGTCCCGAGTATATCACACAATGCCCAATTCAGCCAGGGTCAAAGTTTACCCAGAAGATCATCCTTTCCACTGAGGAAGGCACTCTATGGTGGCATGCTCACAGTGACTGGACCCGAGCCACTGTTCATGGAGCTATAATCATCTATCCCAAGAATGGAACCAAGTATCCTTTTCACAAACCTAACGCAGAAGTCCCCATCATATTAG GAGAGTGGTGGAAGAGGGATGTGAATGAGGTTCGAGATCAAGGGCTTGCAACCGGAGGTGACCCCAACTCCTCTGATGCTTTATTGATAAATGGACAACCTGGTGATCTATATCCATGCTCAAAATCAG GCACATTCAAGCTAACGGTGGATCATGGAAAGACCTATCTACTTCGCATAATCAATGCTGCCTTGCACGAGGCTCTCTTCTTCGCCATAGCCAAGCATAAAATGACAGTGGTTGGAACAGATGGTAGCTACACAAAACCATTGACACGAGATTATATCACAATATTTCCTGGCCAAACCTATGATGTCTTACTAGAAGCTAACCAACGCCTGGATCACTATTACATGGCGGCTATAACTTATTCTGTTGCCCCGAAATATCAAGACTTTTATGATAACACAACCACCACAGCTATTGTACAGTATAGGGGATACTACACTCCATCTTCACCTCCCTCCTTGCCTCATCTTCCTGCATACAATGACACAGATGCATCGGTTCAGGTCATGGCCGGCCTCCGAAGCTTAGCAAATGCGGAACATCCTTGCAATGTCCCATTGAGCACGAGCACTAAGCTATTTTATACTCTTTCTATGAACTCGTACCCATGCGTCAATGATTCATGTGCAGGACCAAATGGGACGCGGTTCTCCTCAAGTATAAACAACATAAGCTTCCATACCCCTACAGTTGACATACTGGAAGCTTACTATTATAACATCAGTGGTGTATATGGAAATAACTTTCCTAGCTTTCCACCACTAGTGTTTGATTTTACATATGATTATCTTCCATTAATCTATCAGTTGCCGAGCAGCGGAACAGAAGTAAGGGTGCTCGAGTATAACTCCACAGTGGAGATTGTTCTTCAAGGGACAGCCGTGCTTGCAGAGACACACCACCCtatgcatctccatggatacaGTTTCTATGTTGTTGGATGGGGATTTCGGAATTTCGATGAAAATAGGGACCCTTTGCACTATAATCTGGTGGATCCTCCTCTTCAGAATACCATCTCTGTTCCTTCGAAAGGTTGGGTTGCAATCAGATTCAAGGCATCCAATCCTG GAGTGTGGTTCTTCCACTGCCATGTAGAACGCCATGTGACTTGGGGCATGGAAACTGCGTTCATAGTGAAAAATGGTAAACACCTAGAAGCTCAAATGCTGCCTCCTCCATCCGACATGCCACCATGTTGA